One window of the Vigna radiata var. radiata cultivar VC1973A chromosome 1, Vradiata_ver6, whole genome shotgun sequence genome contains the following:
- the LOC106775270 gene encoding uncharacterized protein LOC106775270 produces the protein MSPSNGLQNGGGGGGGNGLSYIEHQVSKFDTLAGVAIKYGVEVADVKRMNGLATDLQMFALKTLKIPLPGRHPPSPAPGPQDEPAKSGDSSVERKPIRIGQSAMKEPLLSLRLKPPQPNISPAMSILQKFYGLKSSDSKDTFNGTEMAVYTPVSSDHSRGEWLPKASPISDLPSATNDYPKSTNLVYDLLTGDGDYTPLAEIVDGGSEKSDEKSVRRRQKAEVDNGATTPEKFLKEGNGNGSNGFSSTGKTLAMRPKSASRAALFPDSESGWLDSIPVGLGESIFTDALSGVRKSSSASSLREQEKINSATAWSPAIWNLKPDLQAAISKPIFDGLPIPITGRRSKAALD, from the exons ATGTCGCCGTCAAACGGGTTGCAGAACGGCGGCGGCGGAGGCGGCGGTAATGGGTTGAGTTACATAGAGCACCAGGTTTCAAAGTTTGACACTCTTGCTGGTGTGGCGATCAAGTATGGTGTTGAG GTAGCTGACGTCAAAAGGATGAATGGCTTAGCCACAGATCTTCAAATGTTTGCACTGAAGACATTGAAAATTCCATTGCCAGGACGTCATCCACCATCTCCTGCCCCTGGTCCACAAGATGAACCTGCCAAGTCGGG AGATTCTAGCGTTGAGAGGAAACCCATACGCATAGGTCAATCTGCCATGAAGGAACCTCTCCTGTCCTTACGACTGAAACCTCCTCAACCAAATATTTCTCCAGCTATGAGCATTTTACAGAAATTCTATGGCCTCAAATCTTCAGATTCTAAAGACACATTCAATGGAACAGAAATGGCAGTTTATACACCCGTGAGTTCTGATCATTCTAGAGGGGAATGGCTTCCCAAAGCTTCTCCAATTTCAGACCTTCCATCAGCAACAAATGATTACCCCAAGTCAACAAATTTAGTCTATGATCTACTGACAGGGGATGGTGATTACACTCCTCTTGCAGAAATTGTGGACGGAGGATCTGAGAAGTCTGATGAGAAATCTGTCCGAAGACGTCAGAAAGCTGAAGTTGATAATGGAGCCACTACCCcagaaaagtttttgaaagaaggaaatGGCAATGGATCAAATGGTTTTTCTTCAACCGGAAAAACATTAGCCATGAGGCCGAAATCGGCTAGCCGAGCAGCACTGTTTCCTGATTCAGAATCAGGATGGTTAGATTCAATTCCAGTGGGGTTGGGAGAATCTATATTCACCGATGCCCTTTCTGGTGTGCGCAAATCATCTAGTGCATCAAGCCTCAGAGAGCAGGAAAAGATCAACTCAGCAACAGCCTGGTCGCCGGCAATATGGAACTTGAAACCAGACTTGCAAGCAGCCATTTCCAAGCCTATCTTTGATGGTTTGCCAATTCCAATCACTGGCCGCAGAAGCAAAGCTGCCCTTGATTAG